AGGATCTGTAAGTATGGATGATAACTCTTCAATGTTTAGAGAACTTTATTTGAACGAATGTGATGAAGGCAGGTTTTATGAGTAAAGATATTGTTGCAACAATTGTTGTTATGCTTTCAGTATTTTTTTCACGTGTAATGGGTTTTGTGAAAATAAAGGTATTTTCTTATTATTTTGGGGCAAATCTTGAAACAGATATTTTTAATTATATTTTCAATATTCCAAATAATTTGAGAAAAATTATTTCAGAGGGTGCAATGACTTCAGCTTTTATGCCTGAATTTACGCATGAAAAAAATAAGTCTAATAAGCATGCTGTTTCTTTTTTCAGACGAGTTGTTACTTTTAACGTAATAAGTATTAGTCTTATTATTTTCATTATGATTATGTTTTCTAGGCAGATTATATATTATGTATCTTCTTATAGGAGCAGTGATTTAGAGTTAGCTAGTCATATGTTTAAATATTTAATAGTCTATATACTGCTTATAAGCTTGGCATCAATATTTGCTGCAGTTCTTAATTCTTATAGGATCTTTTTCATTCCATCCTTTTCACCTATCATACTCTCTATTGGTGTTATATTAAGCATATGTTTACTTTACAGGCAATATGGAATATATAGTGCGGTTATTGGAGTGGTTGTTGGCGGGATTTTACAATTTCTAGTTCAGCTGATAAATTGTATTTATATTGGTCTTATATATAGACCAATATTTAGTTTTAATGATTCTGCATTCTTAAGGTTTTTAAAGAGATGGTCGCATATGATTTTATCAGCTTTAATTTCTATCATTACACAGCAAATTGCATTTGCGTTAGCGTCAACTTTGGAGGTTGGGAGTATTTCTGTTTTAAGTAATGCAATTGTTTATTATCAACTTCCCGTTGGGATTTTTTATGTCTCTATTTCTACAGTTATTTTTCCTAAAATGGCTGAGTATGCTGCTTTGGGAGATGGGAAAAAATTAAATGATATTTTAAATCAGGGAATTGAGATTTTAATTTTTCTGTTGGTTCCAATTTCATTTTTAATGTATATTTGGGCTGAGCCTATTTTAAATTTATTACTTACAGGGGGTAAATTTTCCGTGTATGATACACAAAGAACTGTTAGCGTACTGCAATATTATTTAATTGGATTGACATTCTCTTCGATTTTTGGATTTTTTCAAAAGTATTATTTTTCTATTCGTGATTCAAGAACCCCTCTTTACTTTAATTTTCTATTTTCTATAATTGATATTGCAATTTCAGTTTTTGGACTTAGATCTTATAAGGTAGACATTATGCCGATTGCACAATCAACTTCGTTTGCCTTGTGTGTGGGTATTATCTATCTCAATGGGTTCAAAAATGGGATGAGACTTGAATTTTTTAGAGCTTTAGTAGCTTTTGGAAAATCATGTATTTCTCTTATTCCGCTATATTTAGTTTATATGATTTTTAAGAGCTTAAGATGGGATATAGGGTTTAGTTTTAATAATTTTTATCTATTAAGTTTTGCAGGCTTTATTAGTATTGTTATTTTAATGGCGTGTTATTATTTACTTGGAGTTAGTAAGTTTTTTAAGTTTATTGATAGGAAGATTATATGAGGTATTTGGGATTTATTCTTTTATTTTTTATTGTATTTGATGTTTTTTCTGTAAAGGCTCCAATATTACCAACTGAGCCTTTAGCACCGGTGGCACCTGAATTTGGAACTGATAAGGAAATAAATGAAAACACTTTTGAGAGTAATTTTACTAAAAATTCTGATATTAAAGATATTAATTTGAATGTTAAGCAAGTAAATGATGCTATTTCTTATGGTCTTGATGTTCAAGTTATTGAAATTGTTAAGAGGCTTAAAAAATCAGGTGATGGGGAATACAATGCTTTGCTTGAGAAGAGATTACAGAAAACTTTTAATGTTGAACTTAAGCGTGAGATTCTTGATTTGTTTTTATCGCTTAAATACGTAGGTGGAGTTAATGTTGCTAATTATATCCTTGATAATTACGAGATCAAGAGATATCCTAACAATTTGATTAATACAGCAATTTTATACCTTAAAGAACTTGGTAGGAGGGATTTCTTACAGAAAACTCTCATTGATATTCTTGAGAATAAGGAGGGCAATATTGTAGCTACAGCTGCGTATTATCTTGGTGAGCTATCTTCTATTCAGTATGCAAAGAATATGATCGATATTTATGATAAATACTCTGGTAATGATGGAGTTAAATCTGCGATACTTATTGCTCTTGGCAAATCTAATGCTATTGAATACGAAAATAAGATTTATGAGATTTCGCTAGATAATTATGAGAATCCGGCAATTAAAGCTGCCGCAATAAGGGCATTATCATATCTTGTTCCTGAAAAAATAACAGCGAATGCCGATTTGTATCTACAAGACAATAATAATAATTCCAATATTAAAATTGCTCTTATTGAAGCACTTTCAAGAGATGTATCTTTACAGTCAAAAGAGATTTTGCAGGACTTTTTAAGAGATTCTGATGATAATATTAGAGTTAAAGCCATCAATGCTATTCAGGGTCATAGAGACACTATTTCAAAAGAGGTACTAATTTATAAAATTAAAAGTGATCCTTCTTTGAAGGTCAGAGAAGTATCTGGCAAAGCATTAATAGATATGGGTTCCGGTTATGAGGAGATAAAAAATATAATACTTAACCCTACCACTGAAAATAATTTTAAGCTTACCATGTTTAGGCATCTTTTAGATAAAGATGTGAGTTCTGCACGATTGATTGCTTTAGAACTTTTGAGAATAGAGAATATTCATAAACCCTCAAAGGTTTTAACAGATGTTGCTATGCTTCTTGCTGCTCGGAAGGGTAATTTTGATGATTTTTATTCTAAGATTATTAGTAGTCGAAATGTTGATTTAAGGAATCTTGCAATTAAGGGAGCTGTTTATAATAAATCCACGGCACTCTCAAGTAGGCTTAAAGAGATAAAGAAGACAACTAGTTCAGAATATTTAAGAGGTCTTTTAACAGATTACTGATATAGTATTTTTAAAATCTCCGTTGCCACATCTTTTTTTGGCATCTCAGGAAGTTCTTGTACGCTATTTTTGTCTATTATGTAAATTTTATTTAAGCTTGAACTAAAATATTTTATGTCATTTGCAATAATATAATCTAAGTTTTTTGTTTTTAGCTTTTCTTTTGCCTGTTCTATTAGGGTTTCAGAGTCTTGAGCACAAAATCCAATAATAACTTGATCTTTAGTCTTATTTTGACCCATGTATTTTATTATATCTGGATTTTTAATAAGCTTAATATTCAGGGTTTTTATGTCGTTTTTATTGATTTTGGTTGCATAAATTTTTTCAGGTCTAAAATCAGCAACAGCGGCAGCACCAATTACTGCATCAAATTCTTGGTATATTTTTATTGCTTGCTTATGCATCTCTGCCGCTGTCTTTATTCTAATAACATTGATTCCATCAGGTGTTTTTTCATTGCTGGGACCTGTAATGATTGTTATATCAGCACCAAGGTTTTTTGCTTCAATTCCTAAACTGAATCCCATTTGGCCTGTTGATTTATTTGAAAAGTAACGAATTGGATCTAATGCTTCTTCAGTTCTAGAGGCAGTTATTAGTATTTTTTTGTTTATTAAGGGTAATTTTGGCTCTAGGTCGTTTAATATTATTTTTAAAATATCATCTTCATTCTTAAGGCGGCCAATAGCATTTGAAGAACATGCTAAAAATCCTTCATCGGGTTCAATGAATTTATAATTGTATTTTTTAAGCTTTGTAATGTTCTCTTCTAGAATGGGATTTTGATACATTATGTTGTTCATTGCTACTGCAAAATATGTAGGAGCTACACTTGCAGATATTATTGTGCTTAAAGCATCATCAGCAATGCCTGATGCAATTTTAGAAATAATATTGTATGTCGCTGGAATAACTAATATTAAATTTGCCCATCTTGCTAGATTTATGTGTTCTACTTCTTCATGAGCTGTATTCCAGAGATCTTTAACTACGCTATTCTTAGAAACAGTTTCTAGTGTTAGTGGAGTAATGAATTTAGTTGCATTTTCTGTCATTATTACTTTGACGTTATATCCCATCTTTACTAGACTTGAGATAATGTAAGCTGACTTATAAGCTGCAATGCCACCACATACACCTATCAATATATTTTTATCTTTGTTCATGTTGATTACATGCATTATTATATAATTATATTTAATATTTTCAAAAGGATTTTTGAGTGAAAAATAAGTTATTATTTTCAAGTGTAATATATTTTTTTCTGTTTATCTGGTGGTTTTTTTCATCTTATTTTGCATCTTACGGTATTACTATATTTAGTATGCCTCTTTGGTTTTTTTTATCATGTATCTTGTTTTCTATTTTAAGTTTGTTATTAGTTTGTATTTTTGTGATTTTTTTGAAGAATGACTAGAGGTTTTTTTTTATTTTTTATACTTTTGATTCTATATTGTGTTTTTGGTATTTTTTTAAAAAAAAAGAAGGAAGGAATTTTATTTTTGCATCATTATTTTCTTGCAAATCAAAATTTAAATATTTTTGTAATGGCATTAGTTGTTGCTTCTAGTTATATTAGTGCTAGTAGTTTTATTTCAGGACCTTCGGCTGTTTATAAGTATGGATTATCTTTTATATTCTTGGCGGTTATTCAAATTCCTACAAGTTTAATTTCATTCATTATTGTTGGTGAGAGATTGAATACAGAGTCCAGGAAAATTCATGCAATCAATATTATTGATTATATTAGACATAGATATGCTAGTCATTCTTTAGCGCTTATGAGCAGTGTTGTAATGATTTTTTTCTCGCTGTTCTTAATATCGTCTCAACTCATGGGAGGTGCTAAACTTTTAGAGGTATTTTTTAAAGTTGATTATAGAGATTCTCTTGTGTTTTTCTCCTTATTTATTTTTTTATATGTTTGTTTGGGAGGGTTTAAGATGATAGCGTATATGAATTTAATTCAAGGAATTTTTATGATTATAGCATCTATGATTTTATTCTCAAGGTTGATTGATTTGGGTGGCGGAATTAGTAATATCTTTAAGATGGCGAAACTGAATCTTAGGAGTGATTTACTTTTACCATATAAATTGGATTTAAAAATTGAATATATAATTTCTTTTTGGATATTAATAGGGGTTGGAGCATTGGGGGTACCACAATTTGTTAATAACTTTATAGCATTTAAAGATAAAAGAGCTATTCGGTTGTCTCTTCCTATTTCTATTTTTGTAATAGGATTTTTAGTTCTTATTATGCATTTAATAGGATTTTTCTCTCTTGTGATTTTTCCTAATTTTGAACCAAATGATAAAGTTATTTTGAACGTAGCCTTAGAGGTATTAAGTTCTGGGGTATTTATATTATTTTTTGTAGGGCTTTTATCCGCAATAATGTCTACAATAGATTCAGGATTTTTGTTGCTCTCGTCGATTTGGGTAAAAACACTGTTGGCATTAAATGAGAATATTGAGACTAGGTTTGGAATTAATAAGATTACTATTATTTCTAATGTTTGTTTTATTTTAATAATAGTTTTTATATCTTTAAATCCACCTGATTTTTTACTTTTTTTAAATATTTTTGCAATTGGAGCTTTGGAAGTTTCATTCTTTTCTATTATTGTCTTTGGACTCTATTTTGATTTTGTAAGCAAAATAGCGGCTTTTATTTCACAAATTTTGGGACTTTTAAGTTATTTGAGTATAATCCTTTATAAAATAGATAGTTATTCTTTTCACCCCGTTGTACCATCACTTTTTATCTCTGTGTGTTCATTTTTGATAGTGAATTTTATTTGTAATAAATATAGTAAAATTTAGTTTTATGGCATCTCTTAATACTAAAAATGTGAATAAGTATAGTGTAGTTAATGTTCTAGGGAATGATGATGGTAAAAGACTTGATTCAGTATTAATAAAGTTTCTAAAATTTCCTAAATCTAAAGTAATAAAACATATTAGAAATGGAGATATTCTTTTAAATAATTTAAAGGTTCCTTTTTCTCATAGAGTTTCTAATGGTGATGAAATTTACTTGTATAAGCCCTTAATGCAAGGTGTAAGCTTTGGTTTAAAGAAAGTTGAGACTAAAGATAGTGCTATATTAAAAGATATTAGAGATAGGATAATTTATGAAGATAAGGATTTGCTTGTAATTAACAAAATGAGAGGAATCTTGGTTCATGGAGATAAATGTTCACTTGATGATATGATTAATACTTATCTTTTGAATCAAAATCTTAAGTCTCTTAGCTTTAAGCCTTCAGCTGTTCATAGACTTGATAGAAATACTTCAGGGCTTGTTATCTTTGCAAAAAACATAGATTCTGCAAGGATTTTAAGCAGAGCATTTAGTAGTGGTAGTGTTACTAAGAAGTATCTAGCTTTACTTGATGGTGAGATTAGAACACCTTTAACTTATAAGAATTTTTTATATAGAGATCATAGAATGAGAAGAACTTTAGTTACTGATAATATTTATAAATTTAATGCTATAACTTATGTTAAGCCAATTTTAACTTCTAAATTTTCTACTCTTGCGGAAGTTTCAATTAAGACGGGGTTTACCCACCAAATACGAGCTCAATGTGCTTTTAATAACCACGCTTTAATTAATGATAGGAAATATGAATCTAAATTTAGAAAAACCAATTACTTTTTACATTCTTTTTTGATAAAATTTAATGAGTCTTTATTTTTGAAAAATGAATTTTTTGTTGAACCTAGTTCAGATTTTTTAAAGCAGATAAGTAATGTTT
The sequence above is drawn from the Candidatus Borreliella tachyglossi genome and encodes:
- the murJ gene encoding murein biosynthesis integral membrane protein MurJ, which produces MSKDIVATIVVMLSVFFSRVMGFVKIKVFSYYFGANLETDIFNYIFNIPNNLRKIISEGAMTSAFMPEFTHEKNKSNKHAVSFFRRVVTFNVISISLIIFIMIMFSRQIIYYVSSYRSSDLELASHMFKYLIVYILLISLASIFAAVLNSYRIFFIPSFSPIILSIGVILSICLLYRQYGIYSAVIGVVVGGILQFLVQLINCIYIGLIYRPIFSFNDSAFLRFLKRWSHMILSALISIITQQIAFALASTLEVGSISVLSNAIVYYQLPVGIFYVSISTVIFPKMAEYAALGDGKKLNDILNQGIEILIFLLVPISFLMYIWAEPILNLLLTGGKFSVYDTQRTVSVLQYYLIGLTFSSIFGFFQKYYFSIRDSRTPLYFNFLFSIIDIAISVFGLRSYKVDIMPIAQSTSFALCVGIIYLNGFKNGMRLEFFRALVAFGKSCISLIPLYLVYMIFKSLRWDIGFSFNNFYLLSFAGFISIVILMACYYLLGVSKFFKFIDRKII
- a CDS encoding HEAT repeat domain-containing protein; this translates as MRYLGFILLFFIVFDVFSVKAPILPTEPLAPVAPEFGTDKEINENTFESNFTKNSDIKDINLNVKQVNDAISYGLDVQVIEIVKRLKKSGDGEYNALLEKRLQKTFNVELKREILDLFLSLKYVGGVNVANYILDNYEIKRYPNNLINTAILYLKELGRRDFLQKTLIDILENKEGNIVATAAYYLGELSSIQYAKNMIDIYDKYSGNDGVKSAILIALGKSNAIEYENKIYEISLDNYENPAIKAAAIRALSYLVPEKITANADLYLQDNNNNSNIKIALIEALSRDVSLQSKEILQDFLRDSDDNIRVKAINAIQGHRDTISKEVLIYKIKSDPSLKVREVSGKALIDMGSGYEEIKNIILNPTTENNFKLTMFRHLLDKDVSSARLIALELLRIENIHKPSKVLTDVAMLLAARKGNFDDFYSKIISSRNVDLRNLAIKGAVYNKSTALSSRLKEIKKTTSSEYLRGLLTDY
- the coaBC gene encoding bifunctional phosphopantothenoylcysteine decarboxylase/phosphopantothenate--cysteine ligase CoaBC is translated as MNKDKNILIGVCGGIAAYKSAYIISSLVKMGYNVKVIMTENATKFITPLTLETVSKNSVVKDLWNTAHEEVEHINLARWANLILVIPATYNIISKIASGIADDALSTIISASVAPTYFAVAMNNIMYQNPILEENITKLKKYNYKFIEPDEGFLACSSNAIGRLKNEDDILKIILNDLEPKLPLINKKILITASRTEEALDPIRYFSNKSTGQMGFSLGIEAKNLGADITIITGPSNEKTPDGINVIRIKTAAEMHKQAIKIYQEFDAVIGAAAVADFRPEKIYATKINKNDIKTLNIKLIKNPDIIKYMGQNKTKDQVIIGFCAQDSETLIEQAKEKLKTKNLDYIIANDIKYFSSSLNKIYIIDKNSVQELPEMPKKDVATEILKILYQ
- a CDS encoding DUF997 family protein, yielding MKNKLLFSSVIYFFLFIWWFFSSYFASYGITIFSMPLWFFLSCILFSILSLLLVCIFVIFLKND
- the panF gene encoding sodium/pantothenate symporter; amino-acid sequence: MTRGFFLFFILLILYCVFGIFLKKKKEGILFLHHYFLANQNLNIFVMALVVASSYISASSFISGPSAVYKYGLSFIFLAVIQIPTSLISFIIVGERLNTESRKIHAINIIDYIRHRYASHSLALMSSVVMIFFSLFLISSQLMGGAKLLEVFFKVDYRDSLVFFSLFIFLYVCLGGFKMIAYMNLIQGIFMIIASMILFSRLIDLGGGISNIFKMAKLNLRSDLLLPYKLDLKIEYIISFWILIGVGALGVPQFVNNFIAFKDKRAIRLSLPISIFVIGFLVLIMHLIGFFSLVIFPNFEPNDKVILNVALEVLSSGVFILFFVGLLSAIMSTIDSGFLLLSSIWVKTLLALNENIETRFGINKITIISNVCFILIIVFISLNPPDFLLFLNIFAIGALEVSFFSIIVFGLYFDFVSKIAAFISQILGLLSYLSIILYKIDSYSFHPVVPSLFISVCSFLIVNFICNKYSKI
- a CDS encoding pseudouridine synthase family protein; amino-acid sequence: MASLNTKNVNKYSVVNVLGNDDGKRLDSVLIKFLKFPKSKVIKHIRNGDILLNNLKVPFSHRVSNGDEIYLYKPLMQGVSFGLKKVETKDSAILKDIRDRIIYEDKDLLVINKMRGILVHGDKCSLDDMINTYLLNQNLKSLSFKPSAVHRLDRNTSGLVIFAKNIDSARILSRAFSSGSVTKKYLALLDGEIRTPLTYKNFLYRDHRMRRTLVTDNIYKFNAITYVKPILTSKFSTLAEVSIKTGFTHQIRAQCAFNNHALINDRKYESKFRKTNYFLHSFLIKFNESLFLKNEFFVEPSSDFLKQISNVFSIYEFKGFI